A region from the Clavibacter sp. A6099 genome encodes:
- a CDS encoding ABC transporter permease produces MSAVDTRQAAVAGGVRPRRFGAWYAAEHRLLGIRAYLGTALATGIASPYVYLYALGVGLATVVDRGTDANQALGVSFLVFVAPALLATSAMTVASEEFSFPIFGGFKWNPVFQAMNASPLTPAQIIDGQVIGVAIRMAPTCIAYFAFMLLFGAVPLGTGFLAIGAAVLTGMAIGVMLMAYVATLTQDSGQIAMVMRFVITPLSLFSGTFFPLTQFPVWLQWIGWISPLWHGTELGRVATYGMQEPLWLTVAHVAYLLLWLAVGWTLSRRVATRRLRA; encoded by the coding sequence GTGAGCGCCGTCGACACCCGGCAGGCCGCGGTCGCCGGCGGCGTCCGCCCCCGCCGCTTCGGCGCCTGGTACGCGGCGGAGCACCGGCTGCTGGGGATCCGCGCCTACCTCGGCACGGCGCTCGCGACCGGCATCGCGAGCCCCTACGTCTACCTCTACGCGCTCGGCGTGGGCCTCGCCACGGTCGTCGACCGCGGCACGGACGCGAACCAGGCCCTCGGCGTCAGCTTCCTCGTCTTCGTCGCGCCGGCGCTCCTCGCGACCAGCGCCATGACCGTCGCGAGCGAGGAGTTCAGCTTCCCGATCTTCGGCGGGTTCAAGTGGAACCCCGTGTTCCAGGCGATGAACGCGTCGCCCCTCACGCCGGCCCAGATCATCGACGGCCAGGTCATCGGCGTCGCGATCCGCATGGCGCCCACCTGCATCGCCTACTTCGCGTTCATGCTCCTGTTCGGCGCGGTGCCGCTCGGCACGGGCTTCCTCGCGATCGGCGCCGCCGTGCTCACGGGCATGGCGATCGGCGTGATGCTGATGGCCTACGTCGCGACCCTCACGCAGGACAGCGGGCAGATCGCGATGGTGATGCGCTTCGTCATCACGCCGCTGTCGCTGTTCTCGGGCACGTTCTTCCCGCTCACGCAGTTCCCGGTGTGGCTGCAGTGGATCGGCTGGATCTCGCCGCTCTGGCACGGCACCGAGCTCGGCCGGGTCGCGACCTACGGCATGCAGGAGCCGCTCTGGCTCACGGTCGCGCACGTCGCGTACCTGCTGCTCTGGCTCGCGGTCGGCTGGACGCTGTCGCGCCGCGTCGCGACGAGGAGGCTGCGCGCATGA
- a CDS encoding response regulator: MTGTSPPIRVVVVDDEEPLRASFRLLIDAEEDMAVVGEAADGAAVVRVVAETRPDVVLMDVRMPGVDGIEATRRLRERADGPRIVVLTMFDADAHVDGALRAGASGFLLKNVPPAELVRAVRLVHAGQALLSPEVTARVMRLATGEGRAPTPPDPRSDRLTRRERMTLELIARGRSNQEIAAQLFVTHATVRTYVSRLLTKTGSRDRAQLVVLGYEWGIVGG, from the coding sequence GTGACCGGCACGTCGCCGCCCATCCGGGTCGTCGTCGTCGACGACGAGGAGCCGCTCCGTGCATCCTTCCGCCTGCTCATCGACGCCGAGGAGGACATGGCCGTGGTGGGGGAGGCAGCCGACGGAGCGGCCGTCGTCCGCGTCGTGGCCGAGACGCGGCCGGACGTGGTGCTCATGGACGTGCGCATGCCGGGCGTCGACGGGATCGAGGCGACGCGGCGCCTGCGTGAGCGGGCCGACGGACCGCGCATCGTCGTCCTCACCATGTTCGACGCGGATGCGCACGTCGACGGCGCGCTCCGCGCGGGTGCCTCCGGCTTCCTGCTCAAGAACGTCCCGCCCGCGGAGCTCGTGCGCGCCGTGCGCCTGGTGCACGCCGGGCAGGCGCTCCTCTCCCCGGAGGTGACGGCGCGCGTCATGCGCCTGGCGACGGGGGAGGGACGCGCGCCGACGCCGCCCGATCCCCGGTCGGACCGGTTGACGCGGCGGGAGCGCATGACGCTCGAGCTCATCGCCCGCGGGCGGTCGAACCAGGAGATCGCGGCGCAGCTCTTCGTGACGCACGCGACGGTGCGTACCTACGTCAGTCGCCTCCTCACCAAGACCGGGTCGCGGGATCGCGCGCAGCTGGTGGTCCTCGGCTACGAGTGGGGGATCGTGGGCGGCTGA
- a CDS encoding MFS transporter — MPDPDRRARDPRPPLLISRSFTLIWLAQALSAFGEYVLAATVTVWLATGLAPGDPALPLYIGAVIGATSLPRLVLAPIAGVLVDRWPARRVMVAADLARAALLVPLMVIAVTGPTPLVIAAVITTQLVIGCVSQLFDPARAALVQVVVPADRRAAAAGRSLLASTGVGILSGLTGPAVYALLGPEPALVMDAVSFLASAALVLAVRERGATAADTGSPVAEGGAHAHGTVASAGARFRAELAAGIRIVRASPRLRILVAGLAAYGVTLGVNNATLALLALTTMGLTAAEYGVVTAMFAVGGLVGALTAPALVTRIRPERAVPAALVALGATYAAYSTVRAFLPAAILMGIAGLVFAVFLVSQGPILQGEAPVGTMGRVSSLTSTVLAASSLLATVVTAQALALLPPSAQPSAYPVAVATAAVVMGAAGLALVAGGLSRGRGSAAAAS, encoded by the coding sequence GTGCCCGACCCCGACCGCCGCGCGCGCGACCCGCGACCTCCGCTCCTGATCTCCCGCTCGTTCACGCTCATCTGGCTGGCGCAGGCGCTCTCCGCCTTCGGCGAGTACGTGCTGGCGGCGACAGTGACCGTCTGGCTCGCCACGGGCCTCGCCCCCGGCGACCCGGCCCTACCGCTCTACATCGGCGCGGTCATCGGCGCGACGAGCCTTCCGCGCCTCGTGCTCGCGCCCATCGCGGGCGTGCTCGTCGATCGCTGGCCCGCCCGCCGAGTGATGGTCGCGGCCGACCTCGCGCGGGCCGCGCTGCTCGTGCCGCTCATGGTGATCGCCGTCACCGGTCCGACGCCCCTGGTGATCGCCGCCGTGATCACGACGCAGCTGGTCATCGGCTGCGTGTCGCAGCTCTTCGACCCGGCGCGCGCCGCGCTCGTGCAGGTCGTCGTCCCGGCGGATCGCCGCGCCGCCGCCGCCGGACGCTCGCTGCTCGCGAGCACGGGCGTCGGGATCCTCTCCGGCCTGACCGGCCCGGCCGTCTACGCGCTGCTCGGCCCGGAGCCCGCGCTCGTGATGGACGCCGTGTCGTTCCTCGCGTCGGCCGCGCTGGTGCTCGCGGTGCGCGAGCGCGGGGCCACGGCCGCCGACACCGGGTCGCCGGTCGCGGAAGGCGGCGCGCACGCGCACGGCACGGTCGCTTCCGCGGGAGCCCGGTTCCGCGCCGAGCTCGCCGCCGGGATCCGCATCGTGCGGGCCTCGCCGCGCCTCCGGATCCTCGTGGCCGGCCTCGCCGCCTACGGCGTGACCCTCGGCGTCAACAACGCGACCCTCGCCCTCCTCGCCCTCACCACGATGGGCCTGACGGCGGCGGAGTACGGCGTGGTCACGGCGATGTTCGCGGTCGGCGGCCTCGTCGGAGCGCTGACGGCGCCCGCGCTCGTGACCCGCATCCGCCCCGAGCGCGCGGTCCCGGCCGCCCTCGTCGCGCTCGGCGCGACCTACGCGGCCTACTCGACCGTGCGCGCGTTCCTGCCCGCGGCGATCCTCATGGGGATCGCGGGCCTCGTCTTCGCGGTCTTCCTCGTCTCGCAGGGCCCGATCCTCCAGGGGGAGGCACCCGTCGGGACGATGGGCCGGGTCTCCTCGCTCACGTCGACGGTGCTGGCCGCGTCGTCGCTGCTGGCCACGGTCGTGACGGCGCAGGCGCTCGCCCTCCTGCCGCCGTCCGCGCAGCCGTCCGCCTACCCGGTCGCGGTCGCCACGGCCGCCGTCGTCATGGGCGCCGCCGGCCTCGCGCTCGTCGCGGGCGGCCTCAGTCGAGGAAGAGGATCCGCAGCCGCCGCGTCGTGA
- a CDS encoding ABC transporter permease: MSAVRRAIRMEVTKACTLRSVQATALAAVLVPPIVAVVQALAVDAAPGAAGAVPVESLGFSTAGLAQPLVILAAVLLTGTEHVDGQLRSTLLAVPRRGVVLAAKAVVVAALAAVVALVGTSAAVLLAHAARGDDGLPVSDFTAGMAGNLVGVVVNFALIGLIAASVTVLTRSLVVPLVVLVPLVLGLTVSLVGLVPAVRYLPDLAGIQLLTAYPGVGLLDPVPGALVMLAWTGALGAAAALSLLRRDA, from the coding sequence ATGAGCGCCGTCCGGCGGGCGATCCGCATGGAGGTCACGAAGGCGTGCACGCTGCGCAGCGTGCAGGCGACGGCACTCGCCGCGGTGCTGGTCCCTCCGATCGTCGCCGTCGTCCAGGCGCTCGCGGTGGATGCCGCTCCCGGCGCCGCGGGCGCGGTCCCCGTGGAGTCCCTCGGCTTCTCCACGGCGGGCCTCGCGCAGCCGCTCGTGATCCTCGCGGCCGTCCTCCTCACGGGCACCGAGCACGTGGACGGGCAGCTGCGGTCCACCCTGCTGGCGGTACCGCGACGCGGGGTCGTGCTCGCCGCGAAGGCCGTGGTGGTCGCGGCGCTCGCCGCCGTGGTGGCGCTCGTCGGGACGAGCGCGGCGGTGCTCCTCGCGCACGCGGCGCGGGGCGACGACGGCCTGCCCGTGTCCGACTTCACCGCCGGGATGGCGGGGAACCTCGTCGGGGTCGTCGTCAACTTCGCGCTCATCGGCCTGATCGCCGCGTCCGTCACCGTGCTCACGCGGTCGCTCGTGGTGCCGCTCGTGGTCCTCGTGCCGCTCGTCCTGGGGCTCACGGTCTCGCTCGTCGGGCTCGTGCCTGCGGTGCGGTACCTGCCGGACCTCGCCGGGATCCAGCTGCTCACCGCCTACCCCGGGGTGGGGCTGCTGGATCCGGTGCCGGGCGCGCTGGTCATGCTCGCGTGGACGGGGGCGCTGGGTGCCGCGGCCGCGCTGTCCCTGCTGCGCCGAGACGCCTGA
- a CDS encoding ABC transporter ATP-binding protein, with amino-acid sequence MIQISHLVKRRRGRTHVDDVSFDVQPGRVTGLLGPNGAGKSSTMRVLLGLDAATSGTALIGGVPYRALRDPLRTVGAMLDGPGANRGRTVAAHLTWMAQSNGIPRRRVDEVLEVVGLPDERRTRVGSLSLGMGQRLGIAAALLGDPQILVLDEPTNGLDPDGIWWIRRFLRGMADEGRTVLVSSHLMSEMEDTADDFVVIARGRVVAQGGSAEITTGFHSLESAFFALTEDGADHRSGDVASRDRA; translated from the coding sequence ATGATCCAGATCTCCCACCTCGTCAAGCGCCGCCGCGGCAGGACGCACGTCGACGACGTCTCCTTCGACGTGCAGCCCGGCCGCGTCACCGGCCTCCTCGGCCCCAACGGCGCCGGCAAGAGCTCCACGATGCGCGTGCTGCTCGGGCTCGACGCGGCCACCTCCGGCACCGCGCTCATCGGCGGCGTGCCCTACCGCGCCCTTCGCGATCCCCTGCGGACGGTCGGCGCGATGCTCGACGGGCCCGGCGCGAACCGCGGCCGCACCGTCGCCGCGCACCTCACCTGGATGGCGCAGAGCAACGGGATCCCGCGCCGTCGCGTGGACGAGGTCCTCGAGGTCGTCGGCCTCCCCGACGAGCGGCGCACCCGCGTCGGCAGCCTCTCCCTCGGCATGGGGCAGCGGCTCGGCATCGCGGCGGCGCTCCTCGGCGACCCGCAGATCCTGGTGCTGGACGAGCCCACCAACGGCCTCGACCCGGACGGCATCTGGTGGATCCGCCGGTTCCTCCGCGGCATGGCCGACGAGGGACGCACGGTGCTCGTGTCCAGCCACCTGATGAGCGAGATGGAGGACACCGCGGACGACTTCGTCGTCATCGCGCGCGGACGCGTGGTCGCGCAGGGCGGGTCGGCGGAGATCACGACGGGCTTCCACTCGCTCGAGAGCGCGTTCTTCGCCCTCACGGAGGACGGGGCCGACCACCGGTCCGGCGACGTGGCGTCCCGGGATCGCGCATGA
- a CDS encoding ribokinase has product MGRVVVLGSLNVDQVVRVQRHPQPGETLIGSDPERLWGGKGANQAVAAAGAGGEVAMVGAVGDDADGSAYRARLADRGIDVSGLVTVDGATTGLAIIAVDADGENTIIVAPGANGRVTDAHLDPLDALAAGDVLLASLELPLDTVAAGVRRAHAAGARVVLNLAPFAALPADVLALADPVVVNEHEAGLLRESGTPAPASLLVTLGAEGAVWGDVEVPASKVSRVVDTTGAGDAFCGALASALAAGADREAALVVAADAAAVVVQRQGAQPADD; this is encoded by the coding sequence ATGGGCCGCGTCGTGGTGCTCGGATCGCTCAACGTCGACCAGGTGGTGCGCGTGCAGCGGCACCCGCAGCCGGGGGAGACGCTCATCGGATCCGACCCCGAGCGGCTCTGGGGCGGCAAGGGCGCGAACCAGGCGGTCGCCGCCGCGGGCGCCGGCGGCGAGGTCGCCATGGTGGGTGCCGTGGGCGACGACGCCGACGGATCCGCCTACCGCGCGCGCCTCGCCGACCGCGGCATCGACGTGTCCGGCCTCGTCACCGTGGATGGCGCCACGACGGGCCTCGCGATCATCGCGGTGGACGCCGACGGCGAGAACACGATCATCGTCGCGCCCGGCGCCAACGGGCGCGTGACGGACGCCCACCTCGATCCGCTCGACGCGCTCGCCGCGGGCGACGTCCTGCTCGCCTCGCTCGAGCTGCCCCTCGACACGGTCGCCGCGGGCGTCCGTCGCGCGCACGCCGCCGGCGCCCGCGTCGTGCTCAACCTCGCGCCCTTCGCCGCGCTGCCCGCCGATGTGCTCGCGCTCGCGGATCCCGTGGTCGTCAACGAGCACGAGGCCGGGCTCCTCCGCGAATCGGGCACGCCCGCGCCCGCGTCGCTGCTCGTCACCCTCGGCGCCGAGGGCGCGGTGTGGGGCGACGTCGAGGTACCCGCGTCGAAGGTCTCCCGCGTCGTCGACACCACGGGCGCGGGCGACGCGTTCTGCGGCGCGCTGGCCTCCGCGCTCGCCGCGGGCGCCGACCGCGAGGCGGCCCTGGTCGTCGCGGCCGACGCGGCCGCGGTCGTCGTGCAGCGCCAGGGCGCGCAGCCGGCGGACGACTGA
- a CDS encoding ABC transporter permease yields MSVRGLAASELTKARTLRAMPVVAGVAILATWPMAWTNAASGADIPSDDPRLFSSVPIPTEYQGFEMAGFGYVLIVALGALWAGGEHGAGRQIRSTLLASPRRVPVFVVSASLLAVVTAVVAFLTMWGAIVITHASSGGDVDPWRLTPAIWAHLGGVTLAWVLTALMAFAVGSLARTAILPLILLLPLVVGIGDLLAGAWAGARFLPITAGAAMYSDPAAGAHLPPVAGGLVQAAWAVVLLGAALVVFARRDA; encoded by the coding sequence ATGAGCGTCCGGGGCCTGGCCGCCTCCGAGCTGACGAAGGCGCGCACGCTGCGGGCGATGCCGGTCGTCGCAGGCGTGGCGATCCTCGCCACCTGGCCCATGGCGTGGACGAACGCCGCGTCCGGTGCCGACATCCCGTCTGACGACCCGCGGCTGTTCTCCTCCGTCCCCATCCCGACCGAGTACCAGGGGTTCGAGATGGCGGGCTTCGGCTACGTCCTCATCGTGGCGCTCGGGGCGCTGTGGGCGGGCGGGGAGCACGGCGCCGGGCGGCAGATCCGCAGCACGCTGCTCGCCTCCCCGCGCCGCGTCCCCGTGTTCGTCGTGTCGGCCTCCCTGCTGGCCGTCGTGACCGCGGTCGTCGCGTTCCTGACCATGTGGGGGGCGATCGTCATCACCCATGCGTCCTCGGGCGGCGACGTCGACCCGTGGCGGCTGACGCCCGCCATCTGGGCGCACCTCGGCGGCGTGACGCTCGCGTGGGTGCTCACGGCGCTCATGGCGTTCGCGGTCGGGTCGCTGGCGAGGACGGCGATCCTCCCGCTGATCCTCCTGCTGCCGCTCGTGGTCGGCATCGGCGACCTCCTCGCCGGGGCGTGGGCGGGCGCGCGGTTCCTCCCGATCACGGCGGGTGCGGCCATGTACTCCGACCCGGCCGCGGGGGCGCACCTCCCGCCCGTGGCGGGCGGCCTGGTGCAGGCCGCGTGGGCCGTCGTGCTCCTCGGCGCCGCGCTCGTGGTGTTCGCGAGGCGGGACGCATGA
- a CDS encoding helix-turn-helix transcriptional regulator — protein MNETRVADLRRERGWTQDRLAEASGITVRTVQRLEAGNDASLETLSLVAKALEVPVRDLFGAVGADDFGRTVSALDDRAERQQEKRDQAVDGYRSLYSGVGIVWTLLVVAGIATHVLPGVAALLIGAYWAGGALLSRFLLRVVVGPRLDRAYPLSRDRSFDEEAVRRGRRLPR, from the coding sequence ATGAACGAGACACGGGTGGCGGACCTCCGCCGCGAGCGGGGTTGGACGCAGGACAGGCTGGCCGAGGCCAGCGGGATCACGGTGCGCACGGTGCAGCGGCTGGAGGCCGGGAACGACGCGAGCCTCGAGACGCTGTCGCTCGTCGCGAAGGCGCTGGAGGTGCCCGTGCGGGACCTCTTCGGCGCCGTCGGCGCGGACGACTTCGGCCGCACGGTGTCGGCACTCGACGACCGCGCGGAGCGTCAGCAGGAGAAGCGCGACCAGGCGGTCGACGGCTACCGGTCCCTCTACTCCGGGGTCGGGATCGTCTGGACGCTGCTCGTGGTGGCCGGCATCGCCACCCATGTGCTGCCCGGTGTCGCGGCGCTCCTCATCGGGGCGTACTGGGCCGGCGGCGCGCTGCTGTCGCGGTTCCTGCTCCGCGTCGTCGTCGGCCCGCGCCTCGACAGGGCCTACCCGCTGTCCCGCGACCGCTCGTTCGACGAGGAGGCGGTCAGGCGGGGTCGGCGGCTTCCGCGGTGA
- a CDS encoding ABC transporter ATP-binding protein gives MPTPVITADRLVKKYGDHVAVDGLSFEVAPGESFGLLGPNGAGKSTTMRMIGAVSSRTGGSLDILGLDPDTHGPEIRSQLGVVPQADNLDLELKARDNLIVYGRYFGLPRKQVAARADELLEFAQLSDRANAKVDDLSGGMKRRLTIARALISDPRILLLDEPTTGLDPQARHILWDRLFRLKEQGTTLVLTTHYMDEAEQLCDRIVVVDEGRIMAEGSPASLIRDHSSREVLEVRFGSDRNESASREIAGYGDRVEVLPDRVLVYASDGEAVLSRILEQGLKPITTLVRRSSLEDVFLRLTGRSLVE, from the coding sequence GTGCCCACCCCCGTCATCACCGCCGACCGCCTCGTGAAGAAGTACGGCGACCACGTCGCCGTCGACGGCCTCTCGTTCGAGGTCGCGCCCGGCGAGTCCTTCGGCCTGCTCGGGCCGAACGGCGCCGGCAAGTCCACGACCATGCGCATGATCGGCGCGGTCTCGTCGCGCACGGGCGGCTCGCTCGACATCCTGGGGCTCGACCCCGACACGCACGGCCCCGAGATCCGCTCGCAGCTGGGCGTCGTGCCGCAGGCCGACAACCTCGACCTGGAGCTCAAGGCGCGCGACAACCTCATCGTCTACGGCCGCTACTTCGGGCTGCCGCGCAAGCAGGTCGCGGCGCGGGCGGATGAGCTGCTCGAGTTCGCGCAGCTGAGCGACCGCGCGAACGCGAAGGTCGACGACCTGTCCGGCGGCATGAAGCGGCGCCTCACGATCGCGCGTGCCCTCATCAGCGACCCGCGGATCCTGCTGCTCGACGAGCCGACCACGGGCCTCGACCCGCAGGCCCGCCACATCCTCTGGGACCGCCTGTTCCGCCTCAAGGAGCAGGGCACGACGCTCGTGCTCACCACGCACTACATGGACGAGGCCGAGCAGCTGTGCGACCGGATCGTCGTCGTCGACGAGGGCCGCATCATGGCCGAGGGGTCGCCCGCGTCCCTCATCCGCGACCACTCGAGCCGCGAGGTGCTCGAGGTGCGCTTCGGCTCCGACCGCAACGAGTCCGCGTCGCGCGAGATCGCCGGCTACGGCGACCGGGTCGAGGTGCTGCCCGACCGCGTGCTCGTCTACGCGTCCGACGGCGAGGCCGTGCTCAGCCGGATCCTCGAGCAGGGCCTGAAGCCCATCACCACGCTCGTGCGCCGCTCCAGCCTCGAGGACGTCTTCCTCCGCCTCACGGGCCGGAGCCTGGTCGAGTGA
- a CDS encoding ABC transporter permease has product MTGSTMPANAPAPAPAARRSRGGPRSLYAGNARSVLSRGLLATRSTNWTIVLSGFFEPVFYLLAMGIGLGSLVGDVTTSTGQPVPYAAYIAPALLAVSAMNGAVYDSTWNVFFKMNHSKLYQGMLATSLGPLDVAFGEISLALLRGVVYSSGFLVVMQVLGLNLSWWAILALPSVVLVALAFASFGMAVTSYMKTFQQMDWINFILLPMFLFSATFYPLSVYPAWVQTVIQALPLWHAVELVRGFTTGALSFAVVGHVLYFAVMTAIGLVFTTRRLRILFLD; this is encoded by the coding sequence ATGACCGGATCCACGATGCCCGCGAACGCCCCCGCGCCCGCGCCCGCCGCGCGTCGCAGCCGCGGCGGCCCCCGCTCGCTCTACGCCGGCAACGCCCGCTCGGTCCTGTCCCGCGGCCTCCTCGCCACGCGCAGCACCAACTGGACCATCGTCCTCTCCGGCTTCTTCGAGCCGGTCTTCTATCTGCTCGCGATGGGGATCGGCCTCGGCTCGCTCGTGGGCGACGTGACCACGAGCACCGGCCAGCCCGTGCCTTACGCCGCCTACATCGCGCCCGCGCTCCTCGCGGTCTCCGCCATGAACGGTGCCGTGTACGACTCCACCTGGAACGTCTTCTTCAAGATGAACCACTCGAAGCTGTACCAGGGCATGCTCGCGACCTCGCTCGGGCCGCTCGACGTGGCGTTCGGCGAGATCTCGCTGGCGCTGCTCCGCGGCGTCGTCTACTCGTCGGGCTTCCTCGTCGTGATGCAGGTGCTCGGCCTCAACCTGTCGTGGTGGGCGATCCTCGCGCTGCCGTCCGTCGTGCTCGTCGCGCTGGCGTTCGCGAGCTTCGGCATGGCCGTGACGAGCTACATGAAGACGTTCCAGCAGATGGACTGGATCAACTTCATCCTGCTGCCCATGTTCCTGTTCTCCGCGACCTTCTATCCGCTGTCGGTGTACCCGGCATGGGTCCAGACGGTGATCCAGGCGCTCCCGCTCTGGCACGCGGTGGAGCTCGTGCGCGGCTTCACGACGGGCGCGCTCTCGTTCGCGGTCGTCGGCCACGTGCTCTACTTCGCGGTGATGACGGCGATCGGCCTGGTCTTCACGACGCGGCGGCTGCGGATCCTCTTCCTCGACTGA
- a CDS encoding sensor histidine kinase, which produces MQGSAASRPPVRVAVDLGAAALVVLVLWMTVPAGGGVLLAWQVALAIAAAGGMLLRHRRPRAAFAVAAAATAAAWSAGLTGDPFVLAAVALHSVARSSDRPGPARTAAVVAVAAGVVVGLLALVAAPAFEDGIRGALLSLVVLGGAAAAGVAARRAERLAVENGVLAERARIGRDVHDVLSHSLGAIGVRAGVAAHVTTLDAAALRSTLAEVERTARSGVAELGLLLAATRAGPDELIPDGALPARLRETVAAAEAAGIAVTLAAEGLHILRGQERVAVHHVVREAVTNVIRHAGAARCDVTVHTDDDAVRVSVVDDGVGRAPLTEGDGLRGLRERVALLGGGLAVRDAAGSGVRVDAVIPRPAGAEEPGSRS; this is translated from the coding sequence ATGCAGGGATCGGCAGCGTCGCGTCCGCCCGTCCGCGTCGCCGTGGACCTCGGTGCGGCCGCCCTCGTGGTGCTCGTGCTGTGGATGACGGTCCCGGCGGGCGGGGGCGTCCTCCTGGCGTGGCAGGTCGCGCTCGCGATTGCTGCCGCGGGCGGGATGCTGCTGCGGCATCGGCGGCCCCGTGCGGCCTTCGCCGTCGCCGCCGCGGCCACCGCCGCGGCCTGGTCCGCCGGCCTGACGGGGGATCCGTTCGTGCTCGCCGCCGTCGCCCTCCACTCCGTCGCCCGGTCGTCGGACCGACCGGGTCCCGCACGGACGGCGGCGGTGGTCGCGGTGGCCGCCGGCGTCGTCGTGGGGCTCCTCGCGCTCGTGGCCGCGCCCGCCTTCGAGGACGGGATCCGCGGCGCGCTCCTCAGCCTGGTCGTCCTGGGCGGTGCGGCGGCGGCGGGCGTCGCCGCGCGTCGCGCGGAGCGGCTCGCCGTCGAGAACGGGGTGCTCGCGGAGCGCGCCCGCATCGGGCGCGACGTCCACGACGTCCTCTCCCACTCGCTGGGCGCGATCGGGGTGCGGGCGGGAGTCGCGGCGCACGTGACGACGCTCGACGCGGCCGCGCTACGCTCGACCCTCGCGGAGGTGGAGCGGACGGCGCGGTCCGGCGTCGCCGAGCTCGGGCTCCTCCTCGCCGCGACGCGCGCGGGGCCGGACGAGCTCATCCCCGACGGCGCGCTGCCCGCCCGACTGCGGGAGACCGTCGCGGCCGCCGAGGCGGCCGGCATCGCCGTGACGCTCGCCGCCGAGGGCCTCCACATCCTGCGGGGCCAGGAGCGCGTCGCGGTGCACCACGTCGTGCGCGAGGCGGTGACCAACGTGATCCGCCATGCCGGGGCCGCGCGCTGCGACGTCACGGTGCACACGGACGACGACGCCGTGCGGGTGTCCGTCGTGGACGACGGCGTCGGCCGGGCGCCCCTGACGGAGGGCGACGGCCTGCGGGGCCTCCGGGAGCGGGTGGCGCTCCTCGGCGGCGGCCTCGCCGTCCGCGACGCGGCGGGCTCCGGGGTCCGGGTAGACGCGGTGATCCCCCGGCCGGCCGGCGCGGAGGAACCGGGGTCGCGCTCGTGA
- a CDS encoding DUF6301 family protein → MADAAPDPDPDPDPDPDEATAAVVAFVRALVSPPWPRDAADAERMLAALGVRPAGEIDAYAPDSDLRALTGGPDAVHHLSYGTHAGEVASVGFHLARHGGPRDPLVRRHHDALVAALAAVFGRSRSPIEGQSSPVLWDVGELEVSVQLFERVDSSVMVWVDHRERSARAEAAAGGGAPVVTAEAADPA, encoded by the coding sequence GTGGCCGACGCGGCGCCGGATCCGGATCCGGATCCGGATCCGGATCCGGACGAGGCGACCGCCGCCGTCGTCGCGTTCGTCCGCGCGCTCGTCTCGCCGCCATGGCCGCGTGATGCGGCGGACGCGGAGCGCATGCTCGCCGCCCTCGGCGTGCGCCCGGCGGGGGAGATCGACGCGTACGCCCCCGACTCGGATCTCCGCGCCCTGACGGGCGGACCCGACGCCGTCCACCACCTCTCGTACGGCACCCACGCGGGCGAGGTGGCGAGCGTCGGCTTCCACCTGGCGCGGCACGGCGGCCCGCGGGATCCGCTCGTCCGGCGCCACCACGACGCCCTCGTCGCGGCCCTCGCCGCCGTGTTCGGCCGCTCCCGCTCGCCGATCGAGGGCCAGTCGAGCCCCGTGCTCTGGGACGTCGGCGAGCTGGAGGTGAGCGTCCAGCTCTTCGAGCGCGTCGACAGCAGCGTGATGGTGTGGGTGGATCACCGCGAGCGGTCCGCGCGCGCCGAGGCGGCCGCGGGCGGCGGAGCCCCGGTCGTCACCGCGGAAGCCGCCGACCCCGCCTGA